The Streptomyces sp. DG1A-41 genomic sequence GCGGACGACCATGGATCTTGCGGCTCCGCTTCGAACTTTACGTCAACTTGGCACAGATGGAAGTCCCGGAAGAGTGACAAGAATCCGGCAACCCCGCTCGGATTCGGCCACTCCGATCCGTCCGCCGTGCAGATCCACCGCCCAGCGGGCGATCGCCAGGCCGAGACCCGTGCCGCCGTCGCTGCCCGGACCCTGCGGCCGCTTGGCGTTGCCTCGGTTGAACCGTTCGAAGACGCGGTGCCACTCGGACTTCGGAATGCCGGGGCCCTCGTCCAGAACCTCCAGCTCCAGCGACTCCGGCAGCGCGCCGCGCCGCGCCTTGACCGTCACCCGGCCGTGCGGCGGGCTGTGCTTGACCGCGTTGTCGATGAGGTTGGCCACGACTTGGTGGATGCGCTCCGGATCGGCGTGCGCGGTCAACTCCGGCGGGTGCACGTCGAGGTGCAGATGGACGTCCGTGCGGGTGTGACTGCCCGAGCCGGTGGCGATGCCCGCGCGCACGGAGGCGACCATGTTGGCCTCCTTCAGTACGCCGGACAGATACGGCCACACCTCGAACCGCCGCTGCTTCAGCGGTACGACGCCGTTGTCCAGGCGGGACAGGTCCAGCAGCGTCTCCACCAGCCGGCCGAGCCGCTCGGTCTGCTTCAGCGCCGTGCGCATCGTCTCCGGATCGGCCTGTGTGACGCCGTCGACGATGTTCTCCAGGACCGCGCGCAGTCCCGCGATGGGCGTGCGCAGCTCGTGCGAGACGTTCGCCACCAGCTCCTTGCGCTGACGGTCCTGGGCCTCCAGCTCGTCGGCCATGGCGTTGATCGTCACGGCCAGGTCGCCCAGCTCGTCACGGCGGTTCTCCCGCACCCGGCGGGTGTAGTCGCCCTGCGAGATGGAACGGGCCACGGCGGTCATCTCGTCCAGTGGCGCGGTGAGTGAATGGGCCACGAACTGCGTGATCAGCAGTGTGGCGATCATCGAGAAGACCGTGATGAAGCGCAGCTCCGTCTTGGTGTGCACCGCGATCACGGACAGGCCCGTGGTGATCAGCACCGAGATGACGACCAGCGCGCCCAGCTTGGTCTTGATCGAGAACGGGCTCACCCCGCCCCAGGGTTCCGGCTCCCCGGGGCCTCTCCGTGCTCCCGGCCCGCCGCTCATGGCGTCGGGGTCTCCAGGGCGTAGCCCACGCCGTGCACCGTGCGGATCCGCTCGGCGCCGATCTTCCGGCGCAGTGCCTTGATGTGGCTGTCGACGGTGCGGGTGCCGGAGGCGTCCGCCCAGTCCCAGACCTCGGCGAGCAGCTGCTCGCGCGAGAGCACCGCGCGCGGGGTGTTCGCCAGGCACACCAGCAGGTCGAACTCGGTGGGCGTGAGGTGAACGTCCTCACTGCGCACCCGGACCCGGCGCTGCGCGTGGTCGATCTCCAGCTCACCGAGGCGCAGGATGCCGCTGCGCGGCGTCGCGGCGGCCAGCGCGGCCCGCTCCACGCGGCGCAGCAGTACGTGCACGCGTGCCGCCAACTCCCGCATCGAGAACGGCTTCGTCATGTAGTCGTCGGCGCCGACCCCGAGCCCGACCAGCATGTCGGTCTCGTCGTCGCGCGCGGTGAGCATCAGCACCGGTACCGGCCGGGCGGCCTGCACGCGGCGGCAGACCTCCAGACCGTCGAAGCCGGGCAGCATGATGTCGAGGATCAGCAGGTCGGGCTGCCAGGCCTCGGCCGTGTCGACGGCGGCCGGACCGTCACCCGCTGTTTGCACGAGGAATCCCTCGGCTCGCAGGCGGGTCGCGATGGCGTCCACGATCGTGGCGTCGTCCTCGACGACGAGAACCCGGCGCTGTGCGCCCGGAGTAGCCGTCGCCGAACCGTTGTGGGAGGTGTGTGTCTGCTCCATCGCCCGCCCCTGGGGTGTGCTTTCCGGAATCAGTGGGGTGATTCCTCGGTCTGCGCATGGTTGCGATTGACGCTTGAATGATCGGCGCCAGAAGAGCAGCGTACGGGGAGTCAGCACACCTTTGCTATCCAGGGCGGACGCCGAGGTGCACGACGTCCGGAACGCCCCGGGCAACCGTGATCTCTTCGGTACGCACCTGTTGGAACCCGGCATTCCACAAGGTTTCTTCGAATTCCGGAGAGGGCTGGGCGGACCAGACGGCGAGAACCCCGCCGGGTCTCAACACCCTTGCGCAGCTTGCCAGTCCGGCCTCTCCGTAGAGATTTCCGTTGCCCTCCGTGACGGTCCAGTCGGGTCCGTTGTCGATGTCGAGGCACAGGGCGTCGTACGTGGCGGATGTCTCATTGACGTAGGCGACGAGATCGGCTTCGACGATTTGCGTGCGGGAGTCGGCGAGGGCCTCGGCGGAGAACGCGGAGAGCGGGCCGTCGAGATGCCACTCGACAATCGCGTGCTCGCGTTCCATGACCGTGATCCCTCCCCAGCGCGGGTTCGCCGCCGCGTGGGTGAGCGAGAAGCCGACGCCGAGTCCGCCGATCAGCACGTCCGGGCGGTCCCGTCCGGCCAGGGCCTCCAGAGCCGCGTCGACCAGCCGTCGCTCCGAGCGGCCGTCGGAGGTGTCCATCAGGAAACAGCCGTTCGCGATGATCTCCAGCCGGTCGCCGTGCCGTCGCAGCACGACCTCGCCGTGCGGGCCCTCGCGACGGTCCAGCACGTGGGGGATGTCGTTCGAGAGGGGCATCCGGGCATCCTGGCAGGTGGAGGGTGTCCGGCGCCAAGGATTACGGAGCGGCCGGCGGGGGACGCGGGGGGCGGCTGTCGGGTTGCTGTGAATCGGCTCTCGCGTGGCGCCCGTCACAGACAGGGGTCGCAGGTGCGCGAAGGGTGGGACCTGACGGAAGGAGCGCCCGCCGTGGAACGCACCGCGCAGGCCGACGAGACGGCCACGCCGACGCCGACGGGCGCGCCCGTTTCCGACATGTCGGGGCTGCTGGACGGGGTGCCGCGGCAGCGGGCCGCCGGCCGAGGGCCGTGCGAGACGGTGGACCCGGGCGTACGAGAGTCCACTGCGGTGGAGAAGTTCCGGCCTCGGCTCCGGGTACTGCGGCCGTGGCGGCTGCTCCCCACTCCCGCGGGTACGCCGTTCACGTTCGGGTACACGATCGTCCTCTGCGTCACCTCGCTGATCTCCGCGTACGCGGATCCCGCCCTGGTGCGCGCCCTGCTCCAGGGCTCCAGCACGGATGTGGCGCACCTGGTGCGGACGCCGGAGCTGGTGCTGGTCGGCAGTGCGCTGTGGCTCGCGGGCGGGGTGGCCTCGCCGTTCGCGATCGGGTTCGTGCTCGTGCTGACCGCGCTGGAGAGGCGGATCGGCGGCCTGCGCACGGCCGGTGTGTTCCTGCTCGGGCATGTCCTCGCCACCCTGGCGACCGAGGTCCCGGTGGGTCTCGCGGTGCTGGCCGGGCAGCTCCCCGAGAGTTCGCTGCACCGCCTCGACTACGGCGTCAGCTTCGGTGTCGCCGCCGGCACCGGCGCCCTGGCCGGTCTGCTGCCGCTCTGGCTGCGCGTGCCGCTGCTGGCCGCCTTCGGCGGGATGCTTCTCCAGGACCTGCTCGCCCTCGCCGATCCGATGACGAACTGGGGGCATCTGATCGCCCTGGCCATCGGCATCGCGACCTGGCCGGTGGTCCGGCGGTGGCGGGAGAGGCATGCCGGCTCGGTCGGATGGGCCCGGAGCTGAAGGCGAGGCCGTTCAGGACCGGGGGCAGTGCTTCGCGCTGGTGAGCAGGGCCGCCACCTCCCAGCCCAGCGCCTCGTAGAGCCCTCGACCCGCGGGCGTACCGGCGAGCACACCGGTCCGTGCCCCCTGCCG encodes the following:
- a CDS encoding ATP-binding protein; amino-acid sequence: MSGGPGARRGPGEPEPWGGVSPFSIKTKLGALVVISVLITTGLSVIAVHTKTELRFITVFSMIATLLITQFVAHSLTAPLDEMTAVARSISQGDYTRRVRENRRDELGDLAVTINAMADELEAQDRQRKELVANVSHELRTPIAGLRAVLENIVDGVTQADPETMRTALKQTERLGRLVETLLDLSRLDNGVVPLKQRRFEVWPYLSGVLKEANMVASVRAGIATGSGSHTRTDVHLHLDVHPPELTAHADPERIHQVVANLIDNAVKHSPPHGRVTVKARRGALPESLELEVLDEGPGIPKSEWHRVFERFNRGNAKRPQGPGSDGGTGLGLAIARWAVDLHGGRIGVAESERGCRILVTLPGLPSVPS
- a CDS encoding rhomboid-like protein — translated: MERTAQADETATPTPTGAPVSDMSGLLDGVPRQRAAGRGPCETVDPGVRESTAVEKFRPRLRVLRPWRLLPTPAGTPFTFGYTIVLCVTSLISAYADPALVRALLQGSSTDVAHLVRTPELVLVGSALWLAGGVASPFAIGFVLVLTALERRIGGLRTAGVFLLGHVLATLATEVPVGLAVLAGQLPESSLHRLDYGVSFGVAAGTGALAGLLPLWLRVPLLAAFGGMLLQDLLALADPMTNWGHLIALAIGIATWPVVRRWRERHAGSVGWARS
- a CDS encoding response regulator transcription factor, which codes for MEQTHTSHNGSATATPGAQRRVLVVEDDATIVDAIATRLRAEGFLVQTAGDGPAAVDTAEAWQPDLLILDIMLPGFDGLEVCRRVQAARPVPVLMLTARDDETDMLVGLGVGADDYMTKPFSMRELAARVHVLLRRVERAALAAATPRSGILRLGELEIDHAQRRVRVRSEDVHLTPTEFDLLVCLANTPRAVLSREQLLAEVWDWADASGTRTVDSHIKALRRKIGAERIRTVHGVGYALETPTP
- a CDS encoding spermidine synthase, with the translated sequence MPLSNDIPHVLDRREGPHGEVVLRRHGDRLEIIANGCFLMDTSDGRSERRLVDAALEALAGRDRPDVLIGGLGVGFSLTHAAANPRWGGITVMEREHAIVEWHLDGPLSAFSAEALADSRTQIVEADLVAYVNETSATYDALCLDIDNGPDWTVTEGNGNLYGEAGLASCARVLRPGGVLAVWSAQPSPEFEETLWNAGFQQVRTEEITVARGVPDVVHLGVRPG